The proteins below are encoded in one region of Gemmatimonadota bacterium:
- the shc gene encoding squalene--hopene cyclase, with product MSWRAQPLSEAMAVPTPRDEEAPGDLPLGDSVDAALERGREQLLSLRNPDGHWCGELEGDTVLEAEYALTLLFLGSENGRFTKLANRLRMHQLDGGGWAIFPGGPPEVSASIKAYFVLKLDGDSAEAPHMLRARETILSLGGLEAANTYTKIYLALFGQYPWARCPAVPPEMVLLPDWFYVNVQEMSSWSRGIFVPLSVIWSHKPVVAIEPGRGVEELRASGRPDADLPLSPTESRWRAFFVAVDRGLKLLEAGGVRPLRRRALRAAEDWILNRLERTDGLAAVFPSIANTAMAFKVLGYGADHHTVQSQLDALEKLEIDHGSELQIQPSLSPVWDTALAATALRAAGVPDSDPLLVEAAAWLLEREVKRPGDWLIRNPEGVVGGWYFEYANEFYPDCDDTTAVLSALAGVHVPDRELRSRIDAARGRGLHWLISMQNDDGGWAAFDRACDKELLKHVPFADHNAMIDPSCEDITGRVLETLAIEGFARTHPVVESAVAFLRERQQADGTWYGRWGCNYIYGTWLALWGLACIGEDMADERYQRAAEWLMDRQNDDGGWGESLGTYTEPSLKGKGPSTASQTAWALMGLMAAGRNGSEAVTRGVAHLLQTQRADGSWDDPHWTGTGFPGVFYLRYHLYDDYFPVSALATYRRVAGLGGRFEPLSRAAAPVHSTE from the coding sequence GTGAGTTGGCGCGCACAGCCTCTGTCGGAGGCGATGGCCGTCCCCACACCACGGGACGAGGAAGCCCCGGGCGATCTCCCTCTGGGTGATTCGGTCGATGCCGCGCTCGAGCGGGGCCGCGAACAACTTCTTTCCCTGCGTAACCCGGATGGTCACTGGTGCGGGGAACTGGAAGGCGACACGGTCCTCGAGGCGGAATACGCCCTGACGCTGCTCTTTCTGGGGAGCGAAAACGGTCGCTTCACCAAGCTCGCCAACCGCCTGCGCATGCACCAACTGGACGGCGGGGGCTGGGCGATCTTCCCGGGCGGCCCGCCCGAGGTGAGCGCCTCCATCAAAGCCTACTTCGTGCTGAAGCTGGACGGAGACTCAGCCGAGGCGCCGCACATGCTCCGGGCCCGCGAGACGATCCTGTCGCTGGGGGGTCTGGAGGCGGCCAACACCTACACGAAGATCTATCTCGCCCTGTTCGGACAGTATCCCTGGGCTCGCTGCCCGGCCGTACCGCCGGAGATGGTGCTGCTCCCAGACTGGTTCTATGTGAACGTCCAGGAGATGTCCTCCTGGTCGAGGGGCATCTTCGTGCCGCTGTCCGTCATCTGGTCGCACAAACCCGTCGTGGCGATCGAGCCCGGCCGCGGCGTCGAGGAGCTGCGCGCCTCGGGGCGGCCGGACGCCGACCTGCCCTTGAGCCCCACCGAGAGCCGCTGGCGTGCGTTCTTCGTGGCGGTGGACAGAGGCCTGAAGCTCCTCGAGGCGGGCGGGGTACGTCCCCTCAGGAGGCGGGCGCTGCGGGCCGCCGAGGACTGGATCCTGAACCGTCTCGAGCGGACCGACGGGCTCGCCGCGGTGTTTCCGTCGATCGCCAATACGGCGATGGCGTTCAAGGTCCTGGGGTACGGCGCCGACCACCACACCGTTCAGAGCCAACTGGACGCCCTGGAGAAGCTGGAGATCGACCACGGTTCGGAGCTCCAGATTCAGCCCTCCTTGTCCCCGGTCTGGGACACCGCGCTGGCGGCGACGGCACTGCGCGCCGCCGGTGTTCCCGACTCCGATCCACTCCTCGTCGAAGCCGCGGCGTGGTTGCTGGAGCGGGAGGTGAAGCGGCCGGGGGACTGGCTGATCCGCAATCCGGAGGGCGTCGTGGGCGGTTGGTACTTCGAGTACGCCAACGAATTCTATCCTGACTGCGATGACACGACGGCGGTGCTGAGCGCGCTGGCAGGCGTCCACGTTCCCGACCGCGAGCTGCGTTCGAGAATCGATGCGGCGCGCGGCCGGGGGTTGCACTGGCTTATTTCCATGCAGAACGATGACGGCGGTTGGGCGGCGTTCGATCGCGCGTGCGACAAGGAGCTTCTGAAGCACGTCCCGTTCGCCGACCACAACGCCATGATCGATCCCAGTTGCGAGGACATCACCGGCCGCGTCCTGGAGACCCTGGCGATAGAGGGCTTCGCGCGCACCCACCCCGTGGTCGAAAGCGCCGTGGCGTTTCTGCGGGAGCGGCAACAGGCGGATGGGACCTGGTACGGCCGCTGGGGCTGCAACTACATCTACGGGACGTGGCTCGCGCTCTGGGGCCTGGCCTGCATCGGCGAAGACATGGCCGATGAGAGGTATCAGCGCGCGGCCGAGTGGTTGATGGATCGCCAGAACGACGACGGCGGCTGGGGCGAGTCACTCGGCACCTACACCGAACCGTCTCTGAAAGGCAAGGGACCGAGCACCGCCTCACAGACCGCGTGGGCCCTGATGGGGCTCATGGCGGCCGGGCGTAACGGGTCCGAGGCAGTCACCCGGGGAGTCGCGCACCTGCTCCAGACGCAGCGCGCCGATGGATCCTGGGACGACCCCCACTGGACGGGCACCGGGTTCCCGGGCGTGTTCTACCTGCGCTACCACCTGTACGACGACTACTTCCCCGTGTCGGCGTTGGCGACGTACCGTCGCGTGGCCGGTCTCGGGGGACGGTTCGAGCCGCTCTCTCGGGCGGCCGCTCCGGTTCATTCCACCGAATAG
- the carB gene encoding carbamoyl-phosphate synthase large subunit — MPRRDDLHSILLIGSGPIVIGQACEFDYSGTQAVRALREEGYRVVLVNSNPATIMTDPDLADATYVEPITPEWVERIIDKERPDALLPTMGGQTALNVALELYDSGVLDRYGVELIGADARAIRMAEDREQFADAMRRIGLAVPHGGFARTPEEAEEIVADTGYPAIIRPSFTLGGTGAGIAYNAEEFRRAVRRGLDLSPITEVLIDRSVIGWKEFELEMMRDGADNVVVVCSIENVDPMGVHTGDSVTVAPALTLSDVEYQRMRDASIAIIREIGVDAGGCNIQFAVSPTDGELLVVEMNPRVSRSSALASKATGFPIARIGAKLAVGYRLDELPNDITRSTPASFEPVLDYVVVKFPRFAFEKFPGADDTLGVQMKAVGETMAIGRTFKQAWQKGLRGLEIDRSGWETGATLGDDGLADDDPDSLRAALRRPTAERPFQLKRALQAGFGTADLYALTGIDPWFIEQLRGLVDAEAAYAAGDDAFAADADALRHMKRMGFSDAQLGRLRAEGERAVRERRWSAGVRPTYHMVDTCAGEFPAATPYLYSAYEDETEAPASERRKIVILGSGPNRIGQGIEFDYCCVQAALALREAGFETIMVNSNPETVSTDFDISDKLYFEPLTLEDVLEIVDRERPLGVIVQLGGQTPLRLAEPLQALGIPILGTPVDAIDRAEDRDRFSALCGEIDALTPPNGVATSVEEAAAIATRIGYPVLLRPSYVLGGRAMEIVYDESSLRGYFERAVKASPDHPVLIDSFLEDAFEADVDAICDGERVVIGGVMQHIEDAGVHSGDSACVMPPYLLGDAEVEEMRRLTRRFAERLGAVGLLNAQFAVREGRVYVLEVNPRASRTVPFVSKATGVALARLAARVMAGERLSDLGLVEDPVVRGGVAVKEAVLPFDKFDVDVILGPEMRSTGEVMGLDRSFGMAFAKAQVSAGSPLPIEGVIVATVNDRDKPTVLPILRRFHEMGFRILGTGGTARYLSARGVPAETIYKVGEGRPNIVDGIISRDVALLINTPLGKKSQYDDYSMRRAAITHNVPYCTTMSAVSAACDATIALRSLAREVRSLQERHDAVPRPRALPTMVAP, encoded by the coding sequence GTACTCGACCGGTACGGCGTGGAGCTCATCGGCGCGGACGCGCGCGCGATCCGCATGGCGGAGGACCGCGAGCAATTCGCCGACGCCATGCGGAGGATTGGGCTTGCCGTGCCCCACGGCGGGTTCGCGCGCACGCCGGAAGAGGCCGAGGAGATAGTCGCCGACACCGGGTATCCGGCGATCATCCGGCCCTCCTTCACGCTGGGTGGCACCGGCGCCGGGATCGCCTACAACGCCGAGGAATTCCGCAGGGCCGTGCGTCGGGGGCTGGACCTGTCCCCCATCACCGAGGTCCTGATCGACCGCTCGGTGATCGGCTGGAAGGAGTTCGAGCTGGAGATGATGCGCGACGGGGCGGACAACGTCGTCGTCGTGTGCTCCATCGAGAACGTGGACCCGATGGGGGTCCACACCGGCGACTCGGTCACGGTCGCGCCCGCGCTGACGCTGTCGGACGTGGAGTATCAGCGCATGCGCGACGCCTCCATCGCCATCATCCGCGAGATCGGCGTGGACGCCGGGGGCTGCAACATCCAGTTCGCGGTCAGCCCCACCGACGGCGAGCTGCTCGTCGTGGAGATGAACCCGCGCGTGTCCCGCTCCTCGGCGCTGGCGTCCAAGGCGACGGGCTTCCCGATCGCGCGCATCGGCGCCAAGCTCGCGGTGGGATACCGGCTGGACGAGCTGCCGAACGACATTACGCGGTCGACCCCCGCCAGCTTCGAGCCCGTGCTCGACTACGTGGTCGTGAAGTTCCCCCGTTTCGCCTTCGAGAAGTTCCCCGGAGCCGACGACACGCTGGGCGTCCAGATGAAGGCGGTCGGCGAAACCATGGCCATCGGCCGCACCTTCAAGCAGGCCTGGCAGAAGGGGCTGCGCGGCCTGGAAATCGACCGCTCCGGTTGGGAGACGGGCGCCACCCTGGGCGATGACGGTCTGGCGGACGACGACCCGGACTCGCTGCGCGCCGCGCTGCGGCGCCCGACGGCCGAGCGGCCCTTTCAGCTCAAGCGCGCCCTCCAGGCCGGCTTCGGCACCGCCGACCTCTACGCGCTCACGGGCATCGACCCGTGGTTCATCGAGCAGCTGCGCGGGTTGGTCGACGCCGAGGCGGCCTACGCCGCCGGTGACGACGCATTCGCTGCCGACGCGGACGCGCTCCGGCACATGAAGAGGATGGGCTTCAGCGACGCGCAACTGGGCCGACTGCGCGCGGAGGGCGAGCGCGCCGTGCGGGAGCGAAGATGGTCCGCCGGGGTGCGGCCCACGTACCACATGGTGGACACCTGCGCGGGCGAGTTCCCGGCCGCTACGCCATACCTGTACTCGGCCTACGAGGACGAGACCGAGGCTCCGGCTTCCGAGCGCCGGAAGATCGTGATCCTGGGTAGCGGCCCGAACCGGATCGGCCAGGGCATCGAGTTCGACTACTGCTGTGTGCAGGCCGCCCTCGCGCTGCGCGAGGCCGGATTCGAGACGATCATGGTGAACTCGAATCCGGAGACGGTGTCCACCGACTTCGACATCTCGGACAAGCTGTACTTCGAACCGCTGACCCTGGAGGACGTGCTCGAGATCGTCGACCGGGAACGGCCGCTGGGCGTGATCGTGCAGCTGGGAGGTCAGACGCCGCTGCGGTTGGCCGAGCCGCTCCAGGCGCTCGGGATCCCGATCCTGGGCACGCCGGTGGACGCCATCGACCGGGCCGAGGATCGCGACCGGTTCAGCGCACTCTGCGGGGAGATCGACGCGCTGACCCCTCCCAACGGCGTAGCCACCAGCGTGGAGGAAGCTGCCGCCATCGCGACCAGGATCGGCTATCCGGTGCTGCTTCGCCCTTCCTACGTGCTGGGCGGGCGGGCGATGGAGATCGTGTACGACGAGAGCTCCTTGCGCGGGTATTTCGAACGAGCGGTGAAGGCGTCCCCGGACCACCCGGTGCTGATCGACAGCTTCCTGGAGGACGCGTTCGAGGCCGACGTGGACGCTATCTGCGACGGCGAGCGGGTGGTCATCGGGGGGGTGATGCAGCACATAGAGGACGCCGGCGTGCACTCGGGCGATTCCGCCTGCGTGATGCCGCCCTACCTGCTCGGCGACGCCGAGGTGGAGGAGATGCGGCGCCTGACGCGGCGGTTCGCCGAGCGGCTGGGCGCCGTAGGCCTCCTCAACGCCCAGTTCGCCGTGCGCGAAGGCCGTGTCTACGTCCTAGAGGTGAACCCCCGGGCGTCCCGGACGGTGCCGTTCGTGTCCAAGGCCACCGGGGTCGCGCTGGCCCGGCTCGCGGCGCGCGTGATGGCCGGCGAACGGCTGAGCGACCTGGGGCTCGTCGAAGATCCCGTGGTGCGGGGCGGGGTCGCGGTGAAGGAGGCGGTGCTGCCGTTCGACAAGTTCGACGTGGACGTGATACTGGGGCCGGAGATGCGCTCGACGGGCGAGGTGATGGGGTTGGATCGCTCCTTCGGCATGGCCTTCGCCAAGGCGCAGGTGTCGGCGGGATCACCGCTGCCCATCGAAGGCGTGATCGTCGCCACCGTGAACGACCGCGACAAGCCCACCGTCCTACCCATCCTGCGGCGCTTCCACGAGATGGGGTTCCGGATCCTGGGCACGGGGGGCACGGCCCGCTACCTGTCGGCGAGAGGCGTTCCGGCGGAGACGATCTACAAAGTGGGTGAGGGACGTCCGAACATCGTGGACGGGATAATCAGTCGCGACGTCGCGCTCCTGATCAACACGCCGCTCGGCAAGAAATCCCAGTACGACGACTACTCGATGCGCCGCGCCGCGATCACGCACAACGTCCCGTACTGTACGACAATGTCCGCGGTGTCGGCGGCCTGCGATGCGACCATCGCGCTGCGCTCGCTGGCGCGTGAGGTCCGCAGCCTGCAGGAGCGCCACGACGCCGTTCCGCGGCCGCGGGCGCTCCCTACCATGGTCGCCCCCTGA